One genomic region from Argentina anserina chromosome 2, drPotAnse1.1, whole genome shotgun sequence encodes:
- the LOC126785373 gene encoding piezo-type mechanosensitive ion channel homolog isoform X3 — MLQWVADFIGLFKITLGSQGTEVCSSFSLVLFYIMLSYIRCDLEEMDSILSMKESNLTEHLLPSKHSFFIHQSRSGVRHTNVLLTGAVFRTFTINFFTYGFPVSLVALSFWSFHFASVCAFGLLAYVGYIIYAFPSLFRLHRLNGLLLVFILLWAVSTYIFNVAYSFLNWKIGKNMDIWEMVGLWHYPTPGFFLLAQFCLGILVALGNLVNNSVFLCLSNEDGRASNDNSTMEGEGETKVLIVATIAWGLHKCSRPIMLVLIFLIAMKPGFIHAVYVIFFLIYLLSHNINRKLRQSLILLCEVHFALLYIIQINPISNSLEQEGSLSAQVLLQLGLLEKESSWDFLEIALLACFCAIHNHGFEMLFSFSAIVQHTPSLPVGFSILKAGLNKSVLLSVYASSSTNYSHDNPSYERRIALFLSAIGQKFLSMYRSCGTYIAFLTILVSVYLMRPNYISFGYIFLLLIWIIGRQLVERTKKRLWFPLKAYSITVFIFIYSLSSFPSIEVWLSRLIDLKFCMGYDPKASSLENVWESLAVLIVMQLYSYERRQSRYIRSDGPDLTELGVLGFVKRFFIWHSNKILFIALFYASLSPISAFSFLYLLGLVSCSTLPKASRIPSKSLLMYTGFLVTAEYLFQMLGGQAAMFPGQKHYNISFLLGFREFKPGFWGLESGLRGKVLVIAACTLQYNVFHWLESMPSTILSKGMGEPCPLFVSEEDTKNSADIPSEENRPSIPFSVKRDGARSHSWPFFPPGLLQSPNSSSTKAGTSEGSSSSKYSFGYIWGSTKESHKWNKKRILALRKERFETQKLISKIYMKFWMENMFNLFGLEINMIALLLASFALLNVISMLYIALLAACIILNRQIIRKLWPVFVFLFASILILEYFAIWKSTWPPNHPDATNPRCHDCYTTSTMYFSYCKYCWLGVNVDDPRMLISYLIVFMLACFKLRADHLSSFSGSSTYREMISQRKNTFVWRDLSFETKSMWTFLDYVRLYCYCHLLDLVLALILITGTIEYDILHLGYLAFALVFFRVRLEILKKRNKMFKYLRIYNFAVIVLSLAYQSPFVGCSGKCETVDYMYEMIGFYKYDYGFQITSRSALVEIIIFMLVSLQSYMFSSKEFDYVSRYLEAEQIGMIVREQEKKAAWKTAQLQHIRESEEKKLQRNLQVEKMKSEMLNLQTQLHSMNSVTSCGDSPVSEGLRRRRTTSLNLNNDAGSPDKDGFLMKKEQVIRETSNNELHESPAAGNLENLIVDSKKNSMQSIPSEITEIEEDVADGTVFDSEKKEKNKGKSKDNPLISAVHLIGDGVSQVQSIGNQAVNNLISFLNIDEEPDIHEHSPEDGAYDEMESQKTKYSSFHRSSSLQSDMSSDATSLQLGRIFRHIWSRMRSNNDVVCYCCFVILFLWNFSLLSMVYLAALFFYALCVNSGPSYIFWVIMLIYTEVYILLQYLYQIIIQHYGLGISPELLRELGFPAHKITSSFVVSSLPLFLVYLFTLVQSSITAKDGEWMSSADVNSYRRNAFHGKEVPVTYRWNDRAKDLQHIVENFIKLIFRSFFRYWGSLTQGAESPPYFLQVSMDVCSWPEDGIQPERIESGVNELLRIIHDERCKEKDPKRCPFASRVHVQSIERSQENANVALVVFEVVYASSVIDCASVEWYKSLTPAADVAKEIHKALHAGFVEEVGFPYPILSVIGGGKRDIDLYAYVFGADLSVFFLVAIFYQSVIKNKSDFLDVYQLEDQFPKEFVFILMIIFFLIVLDRIIYLCSFATGKVIYYLFNLILFTYSVTKYAWHMEPSHHAGGLALRAIFLAKSVSLALQAIQLRHGIPHKSTLYRQFLTSEISRINYLGYRLYRALPFLYELRCVLDWSCTTTSLTMYDWLKLEDIHASLYLVKCDALLNRATHKQGEKQTQMTKCCNGICLFFILICVIWAPMLMYSSGNPTNIANPIKDASVQVDIKTMSGSLTLYQSTLCEKIDWDVVNSDVNLDPQSYLETYNKKDVQLICCEADASVLWLVPDVVQTRFIRSLDWESNMDITFTWVLTRERPKGKEVVKYENYLGFEDLPKQSDVQKVLNGSTNSFRIYNVYPRYLRVTGSGDVRPLETGEIFVTADLIINHASYQWWWSFLDINSSDVNGCGGLRGPMAIVMSEETPPQGILGDTLSKFSIWGLYITFVLAVGRFIRLQCSDLRMRIPYENLPSCDRLLAICEDIYAARAEGELGIEEILYWTLVKIYRSPHMLLEYTKPD; from the exons ATGTTACAATGGGTAGCTGATTTCATCGGTCTCTTCAAAATAACTTTAGGATCCCAAGGAACCGAAGTTTGTTCAAGCTTCTCCCTCGTACTCTTTTACATAATG TTATCCTATATCAGATGTGATCTTGAGGAAATGGATtctattttgtctatgaaagaAAGTAACTTGACGGAGCATCTTCTTCCCTCAAAGCATTCATTTTTTATTCATCAATCAAG ATCTGGTGTAAGGCATACCAATGTTTTGTTAACAGGGGCAGTTTTCCGGACCTTCACTATCAACTTTTTCACCTATGGTTTTCCG GTATCCTTGGTTGCTCTGTCCTTTTGGAGTTttcattttgcaagtgtttgtGCTTTTGGGCTACTTGCATATGTTGGCTACATCATATATGCATTCCCATCCTTATTCCGTTTGCATCGATTGAATGGGCTGCTTCTTGTCTTCATTCTCTTGTGGGCTGTTAGCACATATATCTTCAATGTAGCTTACTCATTCTTGAATTGGAAAATCGGGAAG AACATGGACATATGGGAGATGGTTGGCTTGTGGCATTATCCCACCCCTGGATTCTTTTTGCTTGCACAATTTTGTCTTGGGATATTGGTTGCATTGGGTAATCTTGTGAACAACTCAGTTTTCCTATGCTTGTCTAATGAGGATGGGCGAGCATCAAATGACAATAGTACTATGGAAG GTGAGGGAGAGACCAAAGTTTTGATTGTTGCCACAATAGCTTGGGGACTGCACAAATGCTCTCGGCCTATCATGCTGGTGCTGATATTTCTCATTGCCATGAAACCTGGTTTTATCCATGCTGTGTATG tgattttctttttgatatATCTTTTGAGCCACAACATCAACAGAAAATTGCGCCAGTCTCTGATTCTTCTTTGCGAGGTTCACTTTGCACTATTGTATATCATTCAGATCAATCCGATCTCCAATAGCTTGGAGCAAGAAGGCTCTTTGAGTGCACAAGTCTTATTACAGTTAG GTCTCCTTGAAAAGGAAAGCTCGTGGGATTTCTTGGAAATTGCTTTGCTTGCTTGCTTCTGTGCAATTCATAACCATGGTTTTGAAATGCTTTTTTCATTCTCAGCAATTGTGCAACATACACCTAGCCTTCCAGTTGGATTTAGCATTTTAAAAGCTGGTCTGAACAAATCAGTATTGTTGTCAGTGTATGCTTCCTCGTCCACTAATTACAGCCATGACAATCCTTCTTACG AGAGAAGAATAGCGTTGTTCCTCAGTGCAATTGGGCAGAAGTTCCTATCTATGTACCGATCATGTGGAACCTACATTGCTTTTCTGACTATTCTTGTTAGTGTTTACTTGATGAGACCAAATTATATTTCATTTGGGTATATATTTCTTCTCCTCATTTGGATAATTGGAAGACAACTTGTTGAGAGAACGAAAAAGCGCCTGTGGTTCCCATTAAAAGCATATTCGATTACGGTcttcatatttatatatagctTGAGCAGCTTCCCCAGCATTGAGGTTTGGTTGTCCAGGTTGATAGACCTTAAATTTTGTATGGGTTATGACCCAAAAGCTTCATCTTTGGAAAATGTTTGGGAATCTCTTGCAGTCTTGATTGTGATGCAACTTTACAGCTATGAGAGGAGGCAGAGTAGGTACATCAGATCAGATGGTCCTGACTTGACAGAACTTGGAGTGCTTGGGTTTGTAAAGCGCTTTTTCATTTGGCACAGCAATAAGATCTTGTTTATTGCATTATTCTATGCATCGTTGTCTCCAATTAGTGCATTTAGCTTTTTGTATCTCCTTGGACTCGTTAGCTGTTCAACTTTACCTAAAGCTTCACGGATCCCATCCAAATCACTCTTGATGTACACAGGATTTCTTGTAAcagctgagtatctttttcagaTGTTAGGTGGCCAGGCTGCAATGTTTCCTGGACAAAAGCACTataatatttcttttcttttgggttTCCGTGAGTTTAAACCTGGCTTTTGGGGTCTAGAATCTGGATTGAGAGGAAAAGTTCTGGTGATTGCTGCATGCACCCTGCAGTATAATGTTTTTCACTGGTTGGAGAGTATGCCAAGTACTATTCTAAGCAAAGGAATGGGAGAGCCTTGTCCACTGTTTGTGTCAGAAGAAGATACAAAAAATAGTGCTGACATCCCCAGTGAGGAGAACAGGCCATCAATTCCATTTTCTGTGAAGCGAGATGGGGCAAGAAGTCATTCATGGCCCTTTTTTCCCCCTGGTCTGTTGCAATCACCTAATTCCTCATCCACAAAGGCAGGAACTTCTGAGGGTAGTAgcagtagcaaatattcattTGGATACATTTGGGGAAGCACCAAGGAGAGTCATAAGTGGAACAAGAAAAGGATCCTTGCCTTGCGAAAGGAGAGATTTGAAACACAAAAGCTCATCTCTAAAATCTATATGAAATTCTGGATGGAGAATATGTTCAATCTCTTTGGTCTTGAGATCAACATGATTGCCCTGCTTCTTGCAAGCTTTGCTTTGTTGAATGTCATATCTATGCTTTACATTGCATTGCTTGCTGCTTGTATTATTTTGAATCGGCAGATAATACGTAAGTTATGGCCAGTTTTTGTCTTCCTGTTTGCGTCCATTCTCATTCTTGAGTACTTTGCCATCTGGAAGAGTACTTGGCCACCAAATCATCCTGATGCAACTAATCCACGTTGCCATGATTGCTACACAACCTCAACCATGTATTTCAGTTACTGCAAGTACTGCTGGTTAG GAGTTAATGTTGATGATCCACGAATGCTGATTAGCTATCTTATAGTCTTCATGCTTGCTTGTTTCAAACTTCGTGCTGATCATTTGTCCAGCTTCTCAGGCTCGTCAACATACCGTGAGATGATATCTCAACGTAAAAATACATTTGTATGGAGAGACCTCTCTTTTGAAACTAAAAGCATGTGGACATTCCTTGATTACGTGCGGCTTTACTGCTATTGCCATCTACTGGATCTTGTGCTTGCCTTGATTTTGATTACTGGAACCATTGAGTATGACATTCTACACCTCGGTTATCTTGCATTTGCGCTGGTTTTCTTTCGGGTTAGACTTGAAATACTAAAGAAAAGGAACAAGATGTTCAAATACTTGCGCATTTACAATTTTGCTGTCATTgttctttctcttgcatatcaATCACCTTTTGTGGGTTGTTCTGGGAAGTGTGAGACCGTAGATTACATGTACGAAATGATTGGCTTTTATAAATATGACTATGGGTTTCAGATAACGTCAAGATCAGCTCTCGTTGAGATTATCATTTTTATGCTGGTATCACTTCAGTCATATATGTTCTCCTCTAAAGAGTTTGATTATGTGTCTCGATATCTTGAAGCCGAACAAATTGGTATGATTGTTCgtgaacaagaaaaaaaagctGCATGGAAAACTGCACAGTTGCAACATATTCGTGAATCGGAGGAGAAGAAACTCCAGCGTAACCTGCAAGTGGAGAAGATGAAGTCAGAAATGCTTAATTTACAAACCCAGCTTCACAGTATGAACTCAGTCACAAGTTGCGGTGACTCTCCTGTCAGTGAAGGCCTAAGAAGGAGGAGAACTACTTCTCTTAACTTGAACAATGATGCTGGGAGCCCTGATAAAGATGGTTTTCTCATGAAAAAGGAGCAGGTAATTAGAGAGACATCTAACAATGAATTGCATGAGTCTCCTGCAGCAGGGAATCTGGAAAACCTTATTGTAGATTCTAAGAAGAATTCAATGCAGTCTATCCCTTCTGAGATCACTGAAATTGAAGAGGACGTTGCTGATGGTACAGTTTTTGATtcagagaagaaagagaagaataaagggaaatcaaaagataacCCACTGATATCAGCAGTTCATCTGATAGGTGATGGTGTTTCCCAGGTACAGTCCATTGGAAATCAAGCAGTTAACAACCTCATCAGCTTCTTGAATATTGACGAGGAGCCTGATATCCATGAGCACTCTCCTGAGGATGGGGCGTATGATGAGATGGAGAGccagaaaacaaaatattcCAGTTTTCATCGTTCATCTTCCCTGCAGTCTGATATGAGTTCTGATGCCACAAGTCTGCAGTTAGGAAGGATCTTCCGTCACATATGGTCGCGCATGCGGTCCAATAATGATGTTGTCTGTTATTGTTGCTTTGTCATCCTCTTTTTGTGGAACTTCAGTCTGCTTTCCATGGTGTATCTGGCAGCTTTATTCTTCTATGCACTGTGTGTCAATTCTGGTCCAAGTTACATATTCTGGGTTATCATGCTCATATACACAGAAGTCTATATTTTGCTTCAGTATCTATACCAGATTATCATCCAGCACTATGGTTTAGGTATTTCTCCAGAGCTACTTCGTGAGTTGGGATTTCCTGCGCATAAAATCACGTCTTCTTTTGTTGTCAGTTCTTTGCCACTCTTTCTTGTATACTTATTCACCCTCGTCCAGAGCTCTATAACTGCAAAGGATGGTGAGTGGATGTCGTCTGCAGACGTCAACTCCTATAGGAGGAACGCTTTCCATGGAAAAGAGGTTCCTGTCACTTATAGATGGAATGATCGGGCAAAGGACTTGCAGCACATAGTAGAAAATTTCATAAAGTTGATATTTAGAAGCTTCTTTAGATACTGGGGATCACTAACACAGGGAGCAGAGTCCCCTCCTTACTTTCTTCAGGTTTCCATGGATGTGTGCTCCTGGCCAGAGGATGGTATACAGCCAGAAAGGATTGAGTCTGGAGTAAATGAATTGCTTAGAATCATACATGATGAAAGATGTAAGGAAAAGGATCCTAAAAGATGCCCATTTGCTAGCAGGGTGCATGTACAAAGCATTGAAAGGAGTCAGGAAAATGCAAATGTGGCCTTGGTTGTTTTTGAGGTGGTATATGCCTCCTCTGTCATAGACTGTGCTTCGGTAGAATGGTACAAGTCGCTAACTCCAGCAGCTGATGTGGCAAAAGAGATTCATAAAGCCCTGCATGCTGGTTTTGTTGAAGAAGTAGGATTCCCATACCCTATACTCTCTGTTATTGGGGGAGGCAAAAGAGACATTGATCTTTATGCCTACGTATTTGGTGCTGATCTAAGTGTTTTCTTTTTAGTGGCCATATTCTACCAGTCtgttataaaaaataaaagtgacTTTCTTGACGTGTATCAGCTTGAAGATCAATTTCCTAAAGAGTTCGTGTTCATCTTAATG attatcttcttcttgattGTGCTTGATCGAATAATCTATCTCTGTTCATTTGCCACTGGAAAAGTGATATACTACCTTTTCAACCTCATCCTCTTCACATATTCTGTTACGAAGTATGCTTGGCATATGGAGCCTTCCCACCATGCTGGAGGATTAGCACTTCGTGCTATATTTCTTGCAAAATCAGTATCTCTGGCACTGCAAGCTATACAACTTAGACATGGAATTCCTCACAAAAGCACTTTGTACCGTCAATTTTTGACCAGTGAAATTTCACGAATTAATTACCTAGGATATCGACTATATCGTGCTCTGCCATTCCTTTATGAATTGAGATGTGTGCTTGACTGGTCATGCACAACCACGTCTTTGACCATGTATGATTGGCTGAAA CTGGAGGACATACATGCAAGCTTGTACCTTGTCAAATGTGATGCACTCCTGAATAGAGCAACGCACAAACAAGGGGAAAAGCAAACACAAATGACCAAATGTTGCAATGGGATATGTCTGTTTTTCATATTGATTTGTGTCATTTGGGCGCCAATGCTG ATGTATAGCAGTGGTAACCCGACAAACATTGCAAATCCCATTAAAGATGCCAGTGTTCAAGTTGATATCAAGACAATGAGTGGGAGTTTGACCCTGTATCAGAGCACCCTCTGTGAAAAGATCGATTGGGATGTCGTGAACTCTGATGTTAATCTTGATCCTCAAAGTTATTTGGAGACATATAATAAGAAGGATGTCCAATTGATATGCTGTGAAGCTGATGCAAGTGTTCTGTGGCTTGTTCCCGATGTCGTTCAAACCAGATTTATACGGTCCCTCGATTGGGAGAGCAACATGGATATAACTTTTACTTGGGTGCTTACCAGGGAGCGACCCAAAGGCAAGGAAGTTGTGAAATATGAAAATTATCTTGGTTTTGAGGATCTTCCAAAACAATCAGATGTACAGAAGGTCCTTAATGGCTCTACCAATAGCTTTAGGATATACAATGTCTATCCAAGATACTTGCGTGTCACTGGTTCTGGTGATGTCAGGCCACTGGAAACAGGG GAAATTTTCGTCACTGCGGACCTCATTATAAATCATGCTAGCTACCAGTGGTGGTGGTCCTTCCTTGACATCAATTCATCGGATGTTAACGGATGCGGCGGTCTGAGAGGACCTATGGCCATTGTTATGTCTGAAGAAACGCCGCCAC AAGGTATTCTTGGTGACACACTTAGCAAGTTCAGCATTTGGGGTCTCTACATAACATTTGTTCTTGCTGTTGGCCGCTTCATCAGACTCCAGTGTTCTGACCTAAGAATGAGGATCCCCTATGAGAATCTCCCTTCGTGTGATAG GTTGTTGGCCATTTGTGAGGATATATATGCTGCAAGAGCAGAGGGTGAGCTTGGTATTGAAGAGATCCTGTACTGGACGCTGGTGAAGATATACAGATCACCACACATGCTTCTAGAGTACACAAAACCTGACTAG